Within the Indicator indicator isolate 239-I01 chromosome 1, UM_Iind_1.1, whole genome shotgun sequence genome, the region CGGGAAataaatggaaagagaaggaaataaggaaaaaaccctaaaaataGGTGAAGTACCACATGATGCATTGGAGCGGCGGCCCGCGGTGGGAAGCCTGCGCGGCGGGACAGCTCCCGGCTTTCACGGCGCGGCCGCCCGCGGGCGCAGGCGGGTGGTGGGACGGGCAGCGGGCGGTGGGACGGGCAGCGGGCGATGGGACGGGCAGCGGGAGGTGGCGCCGCTGGGAGCGCTGCGGAGAGGAGCAAGACCCGGCCGCGGCGGGAACCACCTGCGGGAGGCGCCGCTCCGcccccgccccgctccgccccGCCCCGCTCGGAGCACGCCTCTGAGGGAAGGCAGccggcaggagggaggggggaggcgCCCCCGAGCCCCGCGGAGGCGGCGGGAGGGATGGGATCGGCCCCGCCACCTGCCTGAGCGGCTCCCGGAGACGGCGCGCCGCGGGGAGTTGGTAAGTAGCGGGTCCCGCCGGCCGGGTGGGTGCCGCGAGTTGCGAATCAACCCGGGGGACAAAGGGGCGGCGGGATGGCGAGGAGCTGTTCTCGTCCATCGGTGCCCcggggccagtgtctcacctgcCGGCGGAAGCGAAGCCGAGAGGAGCCCGGCGCTGGGGCGCGCTAGCGGCCGTCCCCACCGCGCACTGCCGGCCGCCGGGCTTGCGGGTGCCGCAGTCCCGGCTGGGGCGAGCTCTCCCCCTAGAGCTTAATTTTTAACCTCGCTCTCATCACCGGGATCGCACCCGGCGCCGCCTTCCCGGCGGCGGGCAAACAAAAGGGATAACGCGGCTTCTCGCCGGTCCCCACTTCGGGTCCCGGACGCTGGGGCGGCCGGCGCGACGAGCACCGCAGTCGGCTGATGTCGGTGACTAACTTTGAAGGAGCCGCTGGTGAGAAAACAGCTGATAAAAAAATCGGCTTTGCTGCGTTTCACACTTGGGAGgcttcagaagcagctctccGGTGGAGCCGCTGCGATTCTCTGCTTTGATTCATCACCGTGACTGGGAACATAATTTTTTGGGATGGGGGGGTTCTTTAAGAAATTCGTGGCACGATCTCTTCGGCGAAGCGGTTGCTGGCGCCTGCGGCAGTTGTTTGCCTTCTGGCCCGAACGAGGTGCCAGGGGTCCTGCTGGGGACCCATCCTGCCTCATCACTCCAGTGGTTTGGTAGCCCTGGGTACTTGCTTGCGGCTTTACCGATTTAGTCAAGCTGACTCTCCCTGTCTGCCTGTAACACAGCTCGCTCTGGTGCAGTGAAACTGAAGCTGCTTTAcgtgcagagagagagagaaatgaaggAAAGGAGGGTGAAAGGAGGCAGTAAAATTATTCTGTAAGAGTTGGTCTAAGTGGTAAACACATAACGTGATCCCTTTCCTCTGTGGTATGCCTGTGTTGCTGACACGTGTCAAAATTCCCGCTGTGTGTGTTAAACAGGCAGTATCGGAGTGTGTCTTTCGGGTTTTCCGAGACATTTCTCACAGCCCTCAGTTCAGCGGGTGAGGGAGCCTGACTCTCACATCACCCTCGGCATCGCGGGCAGGCTCATGGAGATGCTCGGTTTTAATGGCAGCAAGGCTTCTGTAATTCTTACAGCTCGACTCAGttctttttgctgtgttttaacAAGTTCTGTGaataagaaaagcagcagaggcatTTTGGCATGGCAGTGACATTGACAGTGATTTAGTTCACCTTCATAACCTTTATAATTTGGTTTAAGGCAggtttttctctcttgctgttttggttttctttctttctttttttttttttttccactttaatCATTCTGGCTTCCAGCACTATGGAAAAACTTTCTTCATTTCAAAATGTAATGGAGACCATTCTGTTATTTGGTTCATGGGCTTTCATACTGGATGTTCCaagatttattattatttagccATCTATTATCAGAACCACCCCTGAAGTAGAGAACTCTTCCAGAGAAATTACTTGCTTATTAGAAAATAGTTCATGCCCATCCTGAACAAGGCAGTTCTCTTTCACCAACATCTATCTCAAGGCATGAATaccacagcaggcaggaaaatGTGTCTGTGTTTTAGCAGTGTGGGGAGCCCCGGGGAAGCTGTCACTGTTTCCATTCTCTAAACAATTTTAATGCCATTAGCAAGTGTGATTATGTACAAACCGCTTTCTAGGGGTTTCCTGGGCTGGATATCAGAGCAGGGCTTTGTACTGAGTCAAAGTGAGTTTATGACACAGTTTAAATAGAAACAGAAGAGCAGTACTACAGTAGAGCACATCGTAATTCATTCAGGATCAGTTTGTGAtagctgctcagggaagtacTTACTTCTTACCAGTTTGTTCAGTTTGAGAACATCTTTCATGGTCACTCACAAGTAAGGAGCTGAATGTAGAGAGTTTGGATCCTGTTTTTTGcagctttttggttttattataagcaaaaaaggaaaagagaagggaaaaggaaagaagaggctAACTGGTAGGTCTCTCTTTAAATTTAGActattttaaaattctcttGTCTTTCTGCTTAaccatttgttttttaaaagaggaAGAATCTACTTAGAAGAAGTACTATCCACTAATCTGGCATCTTATTATAAATAAGACATATTTATTCTATTTGTTGTAGTCCAGAGATGATTTATTATCAGTTGTGTCTCCAtacaaaatacaattttaaagaCTTCAGTAAATGTCTTGGTTTGTGAGCACGGTTTAGCTTCTATAGTCAGGCATAAACTCACAACTGTGTTTCATTTATCAGTTTTAGTAACATTTTAAATAATAGAAAAGTTTTGCAGCTGATGAAAAGGCTCTTTAATCCATATCTCTGCAATGTAATCgtagcacagaagcagcaggggaGAGGTGTGGGAAGGCTTGCTCTGAGATGTAAAGTGGAGTAAGGTACTACTTTACAGAGCACAGTACAGACACAGGTACCATCTTCTGAAGCCGTTTTTGAGGACCAACTTAAGTCCCagcttctggtttgttttctccaCAGGGCGGCTGCCCTCTGCTGTCTAAAACTGCCTTTCCATCCTGGGTGTTACGGTAGTGGTGATGGTGGCGAAATTAGGGAGGGCAGGTTGCAGGGAGAGGTAATTtctctcctcagccctgctgatgctcttggaggaagcagagaagttgttatgCATGCAGTCATGTCATCAGGTCGCTGCGCTGACAGGCACAAGGGAATCTTGCTGCTTGTGCAAATAACAACTGACAAGACACTTCTTATTTTCCCCTGCCAGCTAAATAAACCAGCCAAAGGCCAGCACTGGCTCGGTTAGCATGAATGATTTTTTTAGATCCAAGAAGTGGCTTGAGTTCTGCGGTTTAGGCAAAAGTTTCCATCATTCAGGAAAGCTTCAAATGTCATTTGTGGGAATAACTTTGATGTGAAGCAGATGAGAGCAGACTGCTTATAAACACATGCTCTTAAGGATGGGATCTGCCACCTGATGCACAGCATAACTGATTTAGTCCATTTTCAGCTTCTACAAGCCCATTAAACCTTTCTGTGTCCAGTCCTCACTGTCACAAGTAGGACATTTAGCAGCTGACTTATTCTAGTGTATATTGTCTCTGTGGGGATGGAGTGATATAATTTGTCCCTGTTACCTTCTGTTTTTCTAGTCACCGTTATACTGCAAGTATATTTGATATACAGCAAGTTGTTCCCTGGGCCATCCTTATACTCATGTGAAACTATCTCATTTCATATCTTCCAAAAACCAGCCACATCCAATATTCATCTCGGCTGTGGAAGGAACCAGAGGAACTGATGTTTTTCTGTAAACATAAGCAAGTATTTCACATTTTCAGGACATCCAAAGTTATGCAAATCTGATTAGTGTTTTAAATGGCCTGCATTTCCCAGCATGGCTTGCCCATTAGGTATAAAGCAACATATTCTAAAGGGCTCAACCCTTCTAAGAAATGATGATTCCTTTTAAATGTGTCCTGTTTGTTAATGAAAAGAATTACCAACAGAATCTCTGGTCACTTCTGAAAGAGTCAGTGGACTTCTGTGGACATCAGTAACATCAGCTCTGTTCATCTACACCTGTTTTTTGGAATGGAAATATTTTGATAACCTGACTGAGTCAATTGATACATTTAACATTGTGTGCTTTAGTTATAGCCTCCATTGTCAAAGAGGATGCTGCTAACAATGGAATATCTGAGTTTAGACTTTATCAGTCTGTGTCTTCTGAAGTCTTTTTTTAGTAGAGCTTAGGGATGGAGTACTCCTACAAAAAGTGTTGGAAGggaatgatttttcttttttagataGCTGTGGTCATCTCCTGcgtggtttgctttggtttactGGCTTGAGGTATTTCAGGAATGATCCTGCAGTTGTGATCAGTGTTATCTCAGCAGGGTTTTAAATATGTGTAAGCTCAACATAATCGTGAAGTTTTGTTTGAATAATCTTTGCGTGAGGGAgatcctgcctgccttcttGCCCAGGGTGCAGTGCCTCCTGCAGCGATTCAGCTGTATGGCTAATTTTCAAATAAACTGGAGTTACACattttcttgacacagtgctagtGCACACTGTTCTCTGCAGTTTGAGGCACTCTGCTTGTGGTTCATAAACGCATTTACAGTCCCATTTGCCTCCCTGTGCCCGGGGGGGTTGGTTTGCATTTCTAATTAATTGAGTTTATAAAGGAATAAGCCAATATATTAACTGAAAATTCCCTCAAGAATTGTAATCTTACTTCATTAGCTGCCTTTGTGTAATCGTATCACCCTTTCTCATGTAAGCCTAGGGGAGAGTAAATGCTACATGGAGCAGAAACCTTCCTCTGACATGAGCTGCAAAGGGAAGCAAGTCTCCCATGTGGTCATGTTCTGCAACCCAGCTCCTGTTCAGGTTACCTTTTGTCTGTCTTCCTGTTCCTACCATTTTCTTGATGTTCGTGGCTAAGACAGCAAATGGTGTGAGTTGATTTAAAAACCTCTCTTGGTGAAGTCAGAGCATAGGTGAGAACTTTCAGATAATGCTGTAATCTAGTCAAAGTAAGACACATCTACTCTTTGCAGGAGCTGTGGTTTCAGAATGCCTGGATTTACAAGGAGTCTGAATTTTCTTTACACTGTGTGCAAATGCCATGAGTTCCCACTGATGCGAGCTGGGAGTTGGTGGCTCAGCACACCTAAAGGTTAAATGCCCTGTGTTTCAGTGTTAGCTTGGGACACTTGTTTCAGGATACAGGTTAAGGTTTAACACTGAGAAATCTGAAGTACTTAGTGACAGCTGGCTCTGTTCAAATCATCAAATCACTTGACCCTTATTGTATTAGACTTGGTTAGCAAGCCATGCTTAGCATGGTAGATTAATCTTACAATGTGTTTGGGTATATAACTGggcttccttttgttttccacagAGCAGCACTCAGAATGGCAGCCTTGTCCACTGTAATCCTCCTGTTGTGTGCTGCTAAAGATGTGATGCCCTCCAGTTCTCAGTGGAAGCCAACTTGGCCATCTTACAGAGTTCCAGTTATCCTGCCACAATCTACCCTTAACTTGGACAAACCACAGTTTGATGCTGAAGCCAGACTGGAAGTGGTATCTCCCTGTGGCCCAGCATGCCACAAAAGTTCTCCACTGCCAACTTATGAAGAAGTGAAGAACTACCTGTCCTATGAAACCTTGTATGCTAATGGTAGCCTCACTGAAACTGAAGTAGGCATCTATATTTTGAGCAACAGCGGTGATGGGTCTCAAGGCAAATCTCGAACTAAGAGGCAGATCTATGGCTATGACAGCAGGTTTAGCATTTTTGGGAAAGACTTCTTGTTGAATTACCCATTCTCCACATCAGTGAAGCTATCTACAGGTTGTACGGGGACGCTGGTGGCTGAAAAGCATGTTCTTACTGCTGCTCATTGTATCCATGATGGCAAGAGTTATGTCAAAGGAGCTCAGAAACTGCGGGTGGGGTTTCTAAAGCCCAAAATGAAAGATGGCAGCAAAGTGACCAATACCACCAACTCAGCAATGCCTGAGAAAATGAAATTCCAGTGGATCCGAGTGAAAAGGACACATGTCCCTAAAGGATGGATCAAAGGCAATGCCAATGACATTGGCATGGATTATGACTATGCCTTGCTGGAGCTGAAGAAGCCTCATAAAAGAAAGTTTATGAAAATAGGAGTGAGCCCACCAGCAAGACACTTGCCTGGAGGGCGGATTCACTTCTCTGGCTATGACAATGATCGTCCAGGAAACCTGGTTTACCGTTTCTGTGATGTCAAAGATGAAACATATGACTTGTTGTACCAGCAGTGCGATGCCCAGCCAGGGGCGAGTGGATCTGGGGTGTACGTCAGGATGTGGAAGAGGCAGAATCACAAATGGGAACGTAAAATTATTGGAATATTTTCAGGCCATCAGTGGGTGGACATGAATGGCACCCCACAGGATTTCAATGTAGCTGTTCGCATCACACCCCTCAAATATGCACAGATCTGTTACTGGATCAAAGGCAACTACCTTGACTGCAGGGAAGGATAAAGACAATGAAACTCCTTGAAAGCACTTAATGACTGGTTTTAATTACTCATCTGAGGAGAGGCTAAACTTCTGCTGCAAATATGTGTGATAGTTCTTGTAACATTGGAATGTCATATATAGCTTCAAGCAAGCCACCTTGCTCTTAGGACaggggctgtgtggtgctgtcatTACATCTTGAAACTGGGTAGAAAGCAGCATCTGCTGGGTGGGGAAGAAGCAGGTGGTCTTGCTGAATTTGCAGCCGAGCAACTGAAGATTAATTAGAGGCAGATCAGTAAACAGTGTGAGATCAGAACTGTCTCCAAAGAATCTTATAAAAGGGACGCTGTTGACTATCTCATGCCTGCaatgtttgttttaataaatcCTAGGATTAGTAGAAATGCTTTGATCTgaacttttaaaagaaaatatttctatgcTGTTGGGGGCTGAAGAGTGGCATTTAATGGTGTTTGCAACTCAAACATTACAGTTTTTTGTTCCTGCATGAGAAAGGGAGCGTGAAAAGGGCAAGGCATGCACTGTGGGAGATGAATGCCACACAAATAGCGTGAAGGGAAAATAACTGCATAACACTTCTAACCTTCTTTTGCCCTGAGTGATTTGAAATTTTATTGGTAACATAGttaagaaaaatgctttttgagCAAACAGACCTTAATATTGCAAGGACATGACTGTAGAAATGATGTTGGTCATACAAGCAGTGCCATTGCGTCCTGCTTTGGGAAACACAAATCAGAGGTTTTATTCTCTATAGCAGCTGGGGCATAGCCTTCCACCTTGCAGGATTCCTGTGAATATGCATTACAGAAAGTCTACAGGGACagaggtttgttttctgttataAACCTGCTTAGATCTTTTAAGGAAAACCTTGTGTCAGCAAGTCAAATTTTCAGAGAGGAAGCCTGTCTTTGGTCTTGCTGGCCATTTGACTTGCTGCCTGCAAAGCAGGCAAACTCTACTGAGTTTTACCCTTTTTTGTTGAAGGTCCATGTTGTTTTACCTAAAAATGCACCAGGTAGAAGGACTCTAGATTTTTAAGTGTCTGTCTAGTGTATCCCTTTGACAATGTAATTTGTGTGACATCTTGACTTCCAtttcttgtgttgtttgggACAGGAATCCTCCTCCCCACCAGATTGTTGAGTTACAAATAGTTCTTGGCAAATGCAGTTCAGCAATTCTGTAGCTGGAGTAGAGCCACGTTATAGGATGTAATCTGAGTTTGCTATGAAGTGATGCTCTGCTCttatagatcatagaatcataaaatcatttcagttggaaaagacctctaagatcatttagtccaaccatTCGCCTGACAgtcattaaatcatgtcctgaagtgtcatgtctatcctttttttaacacctccagggatggtggttccaccacctccctggacagcctgttctaatgcctgaccactctttcagtcaagaattttttcctaatatccaatctaagtcttCCCTGGCACACTttgagggcatttcctcttgttcgatcatttgatactagggagaagagaacaacacccaccttactacaacctcctttcaggtagctgtagagaactAACGTGACTTAGTTTTTTGCTACAGCAGAATTAGAGTTTAAAACAAGAACTGCCCCTTATAGGTAAAATCAGAGCAGCCAAATACTTCCAGCTTAGCAAACAGTGTTGGGAAGTCCATGTGGTATGTACAAAGAGTTTCTCAGGTGGGTTGTGCCACTGTATGACAATGTCATGCTACCATGTCAATATTACTATTTCAAATAGGAGGACAGACACTAGCTCCAGTTCCAGTTTCTCTTCCATCTGTCTCTCACTATCTCCTGAAGCTTGCCTGTGCTGCTTGGTGTAGTGGATCAAAGGCAAGTCCCTagtgtgaagcagcagagctgggaaggaatGTATCTAAGCAGAGCTTCCCTATGCTACacaagaaaaatgttaattCAATTaagcctctcctcccctctactaATTACTATGGCATTTGTACACATATGCCTGATGGTGCTTTATCTTTGTGATGGCTTTGGCTCTAGTTCTGAGAAACATTTTTTGCTAGAGCTGCCTGTGATTAGTATTTTTATAGGTGCAGCATACAAAAACATGGACCCTCATGTGGGCTTTTGGTGCACTCAGATACAAGCAGTTACTAATGCTTCAAAATATGAATAATCACCATATGTATCTGATgatctttttttgcctttttattttaatttactttatGGCTGTTATCTGGAGCACTTTTGTTTGAATGTATCACAGTGAATAAAGAAAAGTTATGAATTTCAATGCAGACATTCTTGTATTTGTACTGTACTTGGATTCCATTTTCAGTCTCCTTTCAGTTACATATTTGAAAGGATATTCAATGACAGGTGTATTAATATCCTCAGtgctgtttattttccttcagttttcttttgtcCCTGTCTTTTATAGaagtaattcttttttttttttttttttttttttttagtaggcTTAGTTACTCTGCGTCTTtggatagtagcagccaatttTAGCTTTCATTTAATTATTGCAGTTCCAAAGCCAGTCATGATCTCAGATTAGTTAAAACTGAAAATAGCCTATTAAACTGAAGAGTcacatttttaaattaactttaGGGTTGATAAACTATTGAGAAATTTGAACCAGTCAGTTTAAGGTCATAATCATGTCCATCTTCTTCTACCTGATACAGTAAGAAAAAAGTTCCTCTGAAGCCAACAATCAGACTCATTTTTTTTATGGCACACTGGAGTGCCAGAaggttttgcatttttatttggaAATTGCTTACCATACACATTTTCTGATTCCTGGTTGTGCATGTTACATCATGTGGGCTTGAGAGCCTCAGTCCTTGTTTATGGAACGTATTTCCCATCCACTGCTCCTATGTTCTCAACAGCTTCATTGAAGGCAAATGAGCTTCCGTAATACGAGCGAGAAcgggtttttaaaaaaaagatcaaTGTATGTAGCCAGTTTTGTGTAATCAGGGGTAGGAGAGTCTCATTCTGCTGTACACCCTATGCAAACATTCCAGATtgtttctggaaagaaaaggaaatctcAGATAATGTGGGCAGAATTGTTGTGCTAAAACTGAACATTgtttcacctgggcccacctggGATGATGGTAATTTTGCCAGCGTATTCACTGAGTGGGGTTGGGCCATTGCTAAGCAGGTTTGGAAACTGCATTCAGAGTGCATTTCCTTTGATGCTGAAAACAGGGCTTTTCAAAAACCAGACATTTGAACTGTGTGAAAGAGTGTTGCAGCCAGCATAGTTCATCAAGGAAATGCAAATAGCTGAACTATGTAGCTGCATGACACTAGAAATTTACTGTCCAATTGGTCATGACTGCTGATAATCTGCAGTCCTGAATTGAGTGCCACATTATTCTTGTTTCTTAAGGCAGGACA harbors:
- the PRSS23 gene encoding serine protease 23, coding for MAALSTVILLLCAAKDVMPSSSQWKPTWPSYRVPVILPQSTLNLDKPQFDAEARLEVVSPCGPACHKSSPLPTYEEVKNYLSYETLYANGSLTETEVGIYILSNSGDGSQGKSRTKRQIYGYDSRFSIFGKDFLLNYPFSTSVKLSTGCTGTLVAEKHVLTAAHCIHDGKSYVKGAQKLRVGFLKPKMKDGSKVTNTTNSAMPEKMKFQWIRVKRTHVPKGWIKGNANDIGMDYDYALLELKKPHKRKFMKIGVSPPARHLPGGRIHFSGYDNDRPGNLVYRFCDVKDETYDLLYQQCDAQPGASGSGVYVRMWKRQNHKWERKIIGIFSGHQWVDMNGTPQDFNVAVRITPLKYAQICYWIKGNYLDCREG